A genomic region of Microbacterium schleiferi contains the following coding sequences:
- a CDS encoding Re/Si-specific NAD(P)(+) transhydrogenase subunit alpha — protein sequence MTRIGIVAERGGETRIALTPPTVVRLLALGYEVAVEAGAGAASAFPDAAYVDAGAEVTDRAGAWGADIVATVTAPGAEDVALLRDGATVIGMLAPAFRPEIRESLATRGITALSLDAVPRISRAQSMDVLSSMANISGYRAVVEAAHEFGRFFTGQVTAAGKVPPAKVLVAGAGVAGLAAIGTAASLGAIVRATDPRPEVADQVTSVGGEYLPVEVDEVMESSDGYAKATSEAYDRRAAEIYTEQAADVDIIITTALIPGRAAPRLITASDVAQMKPGSVIVDMAAVQGGNVEGSVAGERVVTENGVTILGYTDLAGRLPAQSSQLYSTNVYNLIALLTPGKDGQLAIDFDDIVQRGVTVVRDGESTWPPPPVQVSAAPKPVAAEPPAKPEPKMAPAWRTPVLLGAAALLLFAVTATAPPPIPQHFTVLVLSIIIGFFVIGKVHHALHTPLMSVTNAISGIIVVGAMLQLASGVLVVQILAAIAVLLASINIFGGFAVTRRMLAMFSKGTDR from the coding sequence ATGACCCGCATCGGCATCGTCGCGGAGCGAGGCGGCGAAACCCGCATCGCCCTCACCCCGCCCACCGTCGTCCGGCTGCTCGCCCTCGGGTACGAGGTCGCGGTCGAGGCGGGCGCGGGCGCGGCATCCGCGTTCCCCGATGCTGCGTACGTGGATGCCGGCGCCGAGGTCACCGATCGCGCTGGCGCGTGGGGAGCGGACATCGTCGCGACCGTGACCGCGCCGGGGGCGGAGGACGTGGCTCTGCTGCGCGACGGGGCGACGGTGATCGGGATGCTGGCCCCGGCGTTCCGACCCGAGATCCGGGAGTCCCTCGCGACGCGCGGCATCACGGCACTCTCGCTGGATGCCGTGCCGCGTATATCTCGGGCGCAGTCGATGGACGTGCTCAGCTCGATGGCGAACATCTCGGGCTACCGGGCTGTCGTCGAAGCCGCGCACGAGTTCGGCCGATTCTTCACGGGGCAGGTGACCGCCGCGGGAAAGGTCCCGCCGGCGAAGGTGCTGGTCGCCGGCGCGGGCGTGGCGGGACTGGCCGCGATCGGTACAGCCGCGAGCCTCGGCGCGATCGTCCGCGCCACCGACCCGCGACCCGAGGTCGCCGATCAGGTCACGTCGGTCGGCGGCGAGTACCTCCCCGTCGAGGTCGACGAGGTCATGGAGTCCTCCGACGGCTACGCGAAGGCAACCAGCGAGGCCTATGACCGCCGCGCCGCCGAGATCTACACCGAGCAGGCAGCGGACGTCGACATCATCATCACCACCGCGCTCATCCCGGGTCGGGCCGCACCGCGGCTGATCACGGCATCCGACGTCGCCCAGATGAAACCGGGCAGCGTCATCGTCGACATGGCGGCAGTACAGGGCGGCAATGTCGAGGGGTCGGTGGCCGGCGAGCGCGTCGTGACCGAGAACGGCGTCACGATCCTCGGCTACACGGATCTCGCGGGCAGGCTCCCCGCCCAGTCATCGCAGCTGTACTCCACGAACGTCTACAACCTCATCGCTCTGCTGACCCCCGGCAAGGACGGGCAGCTGGCGATCGACTTCGACGACATCGTGCAGCGCGGCGTCACCGTCGTCCGTGATGGTGAGTCGACCTGGCCCCCGCCTCCGGTGCAGGTTTCGGCAGCGCCGAAGCCGGTGGCTGCCGAGCCCCCGGCGAAGCCCGAACCCAAGATGGCGCCCGCGTGGCGCACACCGGTACTGCTCGGGGCCGCGGCGCTGCTGCTGTTCGCGGTCACCGCAACGGCACCACCGCCGATCCCCCAGCACTTCACCGTTCTGGTGTTGTCGATCATCATCGGCTTCTTCGTGATCGGAAAGGTCCACCACGCTCTTCACACGCCCCTCATGAGCGTCACAAATGCCATCTCGGGCATCATCGTGGTCGGCGCGATGCTCCAGTTGGCATCGGGCGTGCTGGTCGTCCAGATCCTCGCGGCGATCGCCGTCCTGCTGGCCAGCATCAACATCTTCGGAGGCTTCGCCGTGACCCGGAGAATGCTCGCGATGTTCTCGAAAGGTACTGACCGATGA
- a CDS encoding sensor histidine kinase, translating to MSDPTRAAPWWVPVRGDIWLAAAMFVTAVLSTALGAVAGIYSQTEIDLRVALLYAFGLTAPLAWRRRLPGTVAVAVSVAFFLGMMARIPELYVGNVAVFIAFYTVGAWVDDRRRAFIVRTVIIVGMFAWLLVTMFIDATAPTDEGLSRAGLFSPYVAFMLMQVLVNVAFFGGAYYFGNRTYEARRQREILAERTVELERERETTAAQAVALDRVRIARELHDVVAHHVSAMGVQAGAARTVWDTDPDAARRALVDIEQAARDALVELRQLLETLRTPVDDDPSDASTVGLDGLAALVAHAQENGLPTTLTIVGDPAPVAPTVQVNAFRIAQEALTNARRHGGPDAEADVRVRYLPDALEVEVVNSGRSALTYQNGLGLIGMRERAAASGGSIEISPRREGGFRVRLSVPRQEAVRS from the coding sequence GTGAGTGATCCGACGCGCGCCGCCCCGTGGTGGGTTCCGGTCCGGGGCGATATCTGGCTGGCGGCCGCCATGTTCGTCACGGCTGTGCTGAGCACCGCCCTCGGCGCCGTGGCCGGCATCTACAGCCAGACCGAGATCGACCTGCGGGTCGCACTCCTCTACGCGTTCGGGCTGACAGCCCCGCTGGCGTGGCGCAGACGGCTGCCCGGCACGGTCGCGGTCGCCGTGTCGGTCGCGTTCTTCCTCGGCATGATGGCGCGTATCCCCGAGCTCTACGTGGGTAACGTCGCCGTGTTCATCGCCTTCTATACGGTCGGAGCGTGGGTCGATGATCGGCGCCGGGCCTTCATCGTGCGCACGGTGATCATCGTCGGGATGTTCGCGTGGCTGCTCGTGACCATGTTCATCGACGCCACCGCCCCCACCGACGAGGGCCTCTCCCGGGCTGGCCTCTTCTCGCCCTATGTCGCGTTCATGCTCATGCAGGTCCTCGTCAACGTCGCCTTCTTCGGCGGGGCCTACTACTTCGGCAACCGGACCTATGAGGCGCGTCGACAGCGCGAGATCCTCGCCGAACGCACCGTCGAGCTCGAGCGCGAGCGCGAGACGACGGCGGCGCAGGCCGTAGCGCTGGACCGCGTCCGCATCGCACGGGAACTGCACGACGTCGTCGCCCACCACGTCTCGGCCATGGGGGTGCAGGCGGGCGCGGCGCGAACGGTGTGGGACACCGATCCGGATGCTGCCCGTCGCGCGCTGGTCGACATCGAGCAGGCAGCACGCGACGCGCTCGTCGAGCTGCGTCAACTCCTGGAGACCCTTCGCACCCCCGTCGACGACGATCCGAGCGACGCCTCGACAGTCGGACTCGATGGGCTGGCGGCCCTGGTCGCGCACGCGCAGGAGAACGGGCTCCCGACGACGCTGACGATCGTGGGCGACCCGGCCCCGGTGGCGCCCACGGTGCAGGTCAACGCGTTCCGGATCGCGCAGGAGGCCCTCACGAACGCGCGCCGTCACGGCGGGCCGGATGCCGAAGCTGACGTTCGCGTGCGCTACCTGCCCGACGCTCTCGAGGTCGAGGTCGTGAATTCGGGGAGATCGGCGCTGACGTACCAGAACGGGCTGGGGCTGATCGGCATGCGCGAGCGAGCAGCGGCCTCGGGCGGATCGATCGAGATCTCCCCGCGCCGTGAAGGGGGGTTCCGGGTGCGCCTCTCGGTGCCCCGCCAGGAAGCGGTCCGCTCATGA
- a CDS encoding methyltransferase domain-containing protein, translating into MRVREEDLRELMDDPHCDERTLLRTVRRFGLVNRAVSGWGTIYRSRLRPYLRARANDPRARPTRILDVGCGGGDVSLTLARRARADGFAVEVCGIDPDPRCLSIATSRPSEPGVSFRGAYAADLVEAGETFDVVVSNHVLHHLTRDQLHELFAHTDALGAELVLHNDIARSRTAWSLYGVGILPVTPGTFLFTDGLRSIRRSYTVAELQHEVPPGWTVTAPAPFRVLATRQSLTTARA; encoded by the coding sequence GTGCGCGTTCGTGAGGAGGATCTTCGCGAACTGATGGATGATCCGCACTGCGACGAGCGGACGCTGCTGCGCACGGTGCGCCGGTTCGGCCTGGTCAACAGGGCAGTGTCGGGGTGGGGCACGATCTACCGATCGCGCTTGCGTCCCTACCTGCGCGCGCGGGCGAATGATCCGCGCGCACGACCCACCCGGATCCTGGACGTGGGCTGCGGTGGCGGCGATGTCAGCCTGACCCTCGCGCGACGCGCCCGCGCAGACGGCTTCGCGGTGGAGGTGTGCGGAATCGACCCCGATCCCCGGTGCCTGTCTATCGCGACGTCGCGTCCGTCAGAGCCCGGCGTGTCCTTCCGCGGCGCGTACGCCGCTGACCTCGTCGAGGCGGGCGAAACGTTCGATGTCGTCGTCTCCAACCACGTCCTTCACCACCTCACCCGCGACCAGCTACACGAGCTGTTCGCGCACACCGATGCGCTAGGAGCAGAGCTCGTGCTGCACAACGACATCGCGCGGAGCAGGACGGCGTGGAGTCTCTACGGCGTCGGAATCCTGCCGGTCACACCCGGGACCTTCCTCTTCACCGACGGACTCCGCTCGATCCGCCGCTCCTACACCGTCGCCGAGCTCCAGCACGAGGTTCCGCCGGGATGGACGGTGACGGCGCCTGCCCCGTTCCGCGTTCTCGCCACTCGTCAGTCCCTCACCACCGCCAGGGCCTGA
- the pntB gene encoding Re/Si-specific NAD(P)(+) transhydrogenase subunit beta: protein MSASIAASVATAAYLVAALLFILSLHGLSKHETARRGVLFGIGGMVIAIAATIWLTVEQLWGQPQATIGLTLLVIAVLVGGSIGLWRARVVEMTGMPELIALLHSFVGLAAVIVGWNGALDPGHMDEALLGIHHAEVFIGVFIGAVTFTGSIVAFLKLSARISSKPLMLPGKNALNLGALVAFVGLTVWYVITPDLWLLIVVTVLALLLGWHLVASIGGGDMPVVVSMLNSYSGWAAAAAGFILSNDLLIVTGALVGSSGAYLSYIMCRAMNRSFISVIAGGFGIEAPRQTDDEAGEHREIDVTGAAELLADADRVIITPGYGMAVAQAQYPVAELTAKLRERGVDVRFGIHPVAGRLPGHMNVLLAEAKVPYDIVFEMDEINDDFADTAVVLVIGANDTVNPAAAEDPGSPIAGMPVLRVWEADNVIVFKRSMASGYAGVQNPLFFRDNAQMLFGDAKDKVEQILREL from the coding sequence ATGAGCGCGTCGATCGCCGCATCCGTGGCCACCGCGGCCTACCTCGTCGCCGCGCTGCTGTTCATCCTGAGCCTGCACGGGCTCAGCAAGCACGAGACCGCCCGCCGCGGTGTGCTCTTTGGCATCGGCGGCATGGTCATCGCGATCGCCGCGACGATCTGGCTCACCGTCGAGCAGCTGTGGGGGCAGCCTCAGGCCACGATCGGACTCACGCTGCTGGTCATCGCCGTTCTCGTCGGCGGCTCGATCGGCCTCTGGCGGGCGCGGGTCGTCGAGATGACGGGGATGCCCGAACTCATCGCCCTGCTGCACAGCTTCGTCGGACTCGCCGCGGTCATCGTCGGATGGAACGGCGCCCTCGATCCCGGTCATATGGATGAGGCGCTCCTCGGCATCCATCACGCCGAGGTGTTCATCGGGGTCTTCATCGGCGCCGTGACGTTCACGGGATCGATCGTCGCGTTCCTCAAGCTCTCGGCCCGGATCTCATCCAAGCCGCTCATGCTGCCGGGTAAGAACGCCCTCAATCTCGGCGCGCTGGTCGCGTTCGTCGGGCTCACCGTCTGGTACGTCATCACCCCCGACCTGTGGCTGCTGATCGTCGTGACAGTCCTCGCGCTCCTGCTCGGCTGGCACCTCGTGGCCTCCATCGGTGGCGGCGATATGCCTGTCGTCGTCTCGATGCTCAACAGCTACTCGGGCTGGGCTGCTGCGGCGGCGGGCTTCATCCTCAGCAACGACTTGCTCATCGTCACCGGCGCACTCGTCGGGTCTTCGGGCGCCTACCTGTCGTACATCATGTGCCGCGCCATGAACCGCTCGTTCATCTCGGTGATCGCGGGAGGCTTCGGTATCGAAGCGCCGCGGCAGACGGATGACGAGGCCGGCGAACACCGCGAGATCGACGTGACCGGCGCGGCGGAGCTCCTCGCCGACGCCGACCGGGTCATCATCACGCCGGGGTACGGCATGGCGGTCGCCCAGGCCCAGTACCCCGTCGCCGAACTGACCGCGAAGCTGCGCGAACGCGGTGTGGACGTCAGGTTCGGCATCCACCCGGTCGCCGGGCGCCTCCCCGGGCACATGAACGTGTTGCTGGCAGAAGCCAAGGTGCCCTACGACATCGTGTTCGAGATGGATGAGATCAACGACGACTTCGCCGACACTGCTGTCGTCCTTGTCATCGGCGCGAACGACACCGTCAACCCCGCGGCGGCCGAAGACCCGGGAAGCCCCATCGCCGGGATGCCGGTGCTGCGGGTCTGGGAGGCCGACAACGTGATCGTCTTCAAGCGATCGATGGCGTCAGGGTATGCCGGCGTGCAGAACCCCCTGTTCTTCCGCGACAACGCCCAGATGCTCTTCGGCGACGCCAAGGACAAGGTCGAGCAGATCCTCCGCGAGCTCTAG
- a CDS encoding exodeoxyribonuclease III, which produces MRLATWNVNSVRARVDRIVDFAVREDIDVLAMQEIKCKVEQFPFEQFEQAGFHVEAHGFSQWNGVAIASRSRPTEVETAFPGMPGFAKGHEGPDAPQEARAIGATIDGVRVWSLYVPNGRGLDDPHYVYKLHWLKALREYTAQTLAETPDLPLALVGDFNIAPTDADNGDPTIVEGVSTHVSPPEREAFAALEQAGLSDVVRPLVPSGFTYWDYKQLRFPRNEGLRIDFVLGSRALADAVTDAAIHRNERKGEAPSDHVPVVVDLDRARLVPDAPEDDDDRPMIFG; this is translated from the coding sequence ATGCGCCTTGCCACCTGGAACGTGAACTCCGTCCGCGCCCGGGTCGACCGGATCGTCGACTTCGCGGTCCGTGAAGACATCGACGTCCTGGCGATGCAAGAGATCAAATGCAAAGTCGAACAGTTCCCCTTCGAGCAGTTCGAACAGGCCGGCTTCCACGTCGAGGCACACGGGTTCTCGCAGTGGAACGGTGTCGCGATCGCGTCCCGCTCGCGACCGACGGAGGTCGAGACAGCCTTCCCCGGGATGCCCGGGTTCGCGAAAGGACACGAGGGCCCGGATGCTCCGCAGGAGGCCCGCGCGATCGGTGCGACGATCGACGGGGTGCGCGTCTGGAGTCTCTACGTTCCCAATGGTCGCGGCCTCGATGACCCCCACTACGTCTACAAGCTCCACTGGCTCAAGGCGCTGCGTGAGTACACGGCCCAAACCCTCGCAGAAACCCCCGACCTGCCGCTCGCCCTGGTCGGCGACTTCAACATCGCCCCGACGGATGCCGACAACGGCGACCCCACGATCGTCGAAGGGGTCTCGACGCACGTCTCCCCGCCCGAGCGCGAAGCGTTTGCAGCCCTCGAGCAGGCGGGCCTGAGCGATGTCGTGCGGCCCCTCGTTCCGTCAGGCTTCACGTACTGGGATTACAAGCAGCTGCGGTTCCCGCGCAATGAGGGGCTGCGGATCGACTTCGTCCTCGGCTCCCGCGCTCTCGCGGATGCCGTGACGGATGCCGCGATCCACCGCAACGAGCGCAAAGGCGAGGCCCCGAGCGATCACGTGCCGGTTGTCGTTGACCTGGACCGCGCCCGGCTGGTTCCCGACGCTCCCGAGGATGACGACGACCGCCCGATGATCTTCGGCTGA
- a CDS encoding FAD-dependent oxidoreductase: MRVVIVGAGPVGALLGGELARLGVEHATLESREAPGAGSRAIGIHSAALSAMSASGVTDRILAACLRVREGEARVGGKTATTIRFDAVHTGSLASFPFVATLPQAATEAAIAATASSHGAASPERGIRVIDVVDTGSSCRVVTDRGDIEADVVVIAAGSRSREISRLTRDGERHAYPDGYVMADVRDDTDEGPRAIVHLHPDGVLESFPLPGGLRRYVAWRRPATAESQTDDAADLRDALARRAGSPGDAITTATSFGVGRFVVRRMHRGRVLAIGDAAHEVSPIGGQGLNLGLIDAATLAPLLAAWDRAGEPPAELAAWERRRRAAARVAARIAAINTLAGRGHGRLGAATREAGIRLAPARVLARAYGMGFDPDAGAPDLTPQTR; this comes from the coding sequence ATGCGTGTCGTGATTGTCGGCGCCGGCCCCGTGGGCGCACTCCTGGGTGGCGAGCTCGCCCGTCTCGGCGTGGAACATGCCACGCTCGAATCTCGGGAGGCGCCCGGTGCCGGATCGCGTGCCATCGGCATCCATTCCGCCGCCCTCTCGGCGATGTCTGCCTCCGGGGTCACCGATCGCATCCTCGCCGCGTGCCTGCGGGTGCGAGAGGGGGAGGCGAGAGTCGGCGGGAAGACGGCGACGACGATCCGGTTCGATGCGGTACACACCGGCTCCCTCGCATCCTTCCCGTTCGTGGCTACCCTTCCGCAGGCCGCGACCGAGGCCGCGATCGCGGCAACCGCCAGCTCTCACGGCGCGGCATCTCCAGAGCGCGGGATCCGCGTGATCGACGTGGTTGACACCGGATCGTCGTGTCGCGTGGTCACCGACCGGGGAGACATTGAGGCAGATGTCGTCGTGATCGCCGCGGGCTCACGCTCGCGCGAGATCAGCCGTCTCACCCGCGACGGCGAGCGCCACGCCTACCCCGACGGCTACGTCATGGCCGATGTCCGCGACGACACCGACGAAGGGCCGCGGGCCATCGTCCATCTGCATCCTGACGGCGTGCTCGAGTCGTTTCCGCTCCCGGGCGGGCTTCGGAGGTACGTGGCCTGGCGTCGCCCGGCGACCGCCGAGAGCCAGACGGATGACGCCGCTGACCTGCGCGACGCCCTCGCCCGCCGAGCCGGTTCACCGGGCGACGCGATCACGACGGCGACGAGCTTCGGCGTGGGCCGCTTCGTCGTTCGTCGGATGCATCGCGGCCGGGTCCTCGCGATCGGCGACGCCGCACACGAGGTGAGCCCCATCGGCGGTCAGGGACTGAATCTGGGGCTCATCGACGCCGCGACACTCGCGCCGCTGCTCGCCGCGTGGGACCGGGCCGGGGAGCCGCCTGCCGAACTTGCCGCGTGGGAGCGTCGGCGACGAGCTGCCGCTCGCGTCGCGGCCCGTATAGCGGCGATCAACACGCTCGCCGGACGCGGGCACGGCCGTCTCGGTGCCGCGACGCGGGAAGCAGGCATCCGGCTCGCACCCGCGCGGGTTCTCGCACGGGCCTACGGAATGGGGTTCGATCCCGACGCCGGAGCACCCGACCTCACGCCGCAAACGCGGTGA
- a CDS encoding UbiA family prenyltransferase: protein MADGTTRVGTTSLATRARALVACSHPGPTAVVTILAGLLAVAAGIGADRVALTAAAVLLGQLSVGWSNDAIDARRDIATGRRDKPIAAGSISRVAVGTAAGVSLALALVLSAVIGWQFCLAHGVALASAWAYNAWLKSSPASVVPFAISFGILPSLATLAAPVPVVAPWWQSVAGALLGIAVHLTNVLPDLEDDEATGVRGLGHRLGATPSAIVAFVAVIAGTVVVVIGSAGTTPVVVALVASVSVLACAAAGLVRALRRPDRVVFRLVMAAGLILAAQLVVTAFAA from the coding sequence GTGGCAGACGGGACGACCCGGGTGGGAACGACATCCCTCGCGACGCGAGCGCGCGCGCTGGTGGCGTGCTCGCATCCGGGGCCGACGGCCGTCGTCACGATCCTTGCCGGGCTGCTCGCGGTCGCCGCCGGCATCGGCGCAGACCGCGTGGCTCTGACGGCAGCGGCCGTGCTGCTGGGGCAGCTGTCGGTCGGCTGGTCCAACGACGCCATTGATGCCCGACGCGACATCGCGACCGGGCGCCGCGACAAGCCGATCGCGGCGGGCTCGATCTCGCGGGTCGCCGTGGGCACCGCGGCCGGTGTCTCGCTCGCGCTCGCCCTGGTCCTCTCCGCTGTCATCGGCTGGCAGTTCTGCCTTGCGCACGGCGTTGCCCTCGCCTCGGCGTGGGCCTACAACGCGTGGCTGAAGTCGTCACCGGCGTCGGTGGTCCCGTTCGCCATCAGCTTCGGCATCCTGCCCTCGCTCGCGACCCTGGCAGCCCCCGTGCCCGTCGTGGCGCCGTGGTGGCAGAGCGTCGCCGGCGCGCTGCTGGGCATCGCGGTTCACCTCACCAACGTGCTTCCCGATCTGGAAGACGACGAAGCAACGGGCGTGCGCGGCCTTGGCCACCGACTGGGTGCCACGCCGAGCGCGATCGTGGCATTTGTGGCCGTCATCGCGGGGACCGTCGTCGTCGTCATCGGCTCGGCAGGGACGACGCCGGTCGTCGTGGCGCTCGTCGCATCGGTGAGCGTCCTGGCGTGCGCCGCCGCGGGACTGGTGCGAGCGCTGCGCCGACCCGACCGCGTCGTCTTCCGGCTGGTCATGGCGGCGGGCCTGATCCTTGCCGCGCAGCTGGTCGTCACCGCGTTTGCGGCGTGA
- the pyrE gene encoding orotate phosphoribosyltransferase, whose product MTASSTPELEADRQALIALIGAEAVFHGDFTLSSGKKASYYVDMRKLTLDHRAAPAIGRIMLDLVRTGLGTDADTVVAVGGLTLGADPIANAVMHASVGTEHPLDAFVVRKEPKDHGRGRQVEGADVVGKRVVVLEDTSTTGQSALKAVEALRREGAEPVAVAVIVDRKTGAQQAIEDAGLTWLAAIDLDDLGLQPQ is encoded by the coding sequence GTGACCGCTTCCTCCACGCCCGAACTCGAAGCCGACCGCCAAGCCCTCATCGCCTTGATCGGCGCGGAAGCGGTCTTCCACGGGGACTTCACGCTCTCCAGCGGCAAGAAGGCCTCGTACTACGTCGACATGCGCAAGCTCACGCTCGATCACCGGGCAGCACCCGCGATCGGGCGGATCATGCTCGACCTCGTGCGCACGGGCCTCGGGACGGATGCCGACACCGTCGTCGCGGTCGGTGGCCTCACCCTCGGCGCCGACCCGATCGCGAACGCCGTCATGCACGCGTCGGTCGGGACGGAGCATCCGCTCGACGCGTTCGTCGTCCGCAAGGAGCCCAAGGACCACGGTCGCGGCCGCCAGGTCGAGGGGGCGGACGTCGTCGGCAAGCGCGTCGTCGTGCTCGAGGACACCTCGACGACGGGTCAGTCGGCGCTCAAGGCTGTCGAGGCGCTGCGCCGCGAGGGCGCCGAGCCGGTAGCTGTCGCGGTGATCGTCGATCGCAAGACCGGCGCTCAGCAGGCGATCGAGGATGCGGGACTGACCTGGCTCGCCGCGATCGACCTCGACGATCTGGGACTGCAGCCCCAGTAA
- a CDS encoding YdeI/OmpD-associated family protein, translating into MGFVDDGERIEVPDAATWRAWLEDNHATSKGAWLVRARPGSGLQVVEYEDAIRQALCFGWIDGPARSFDEVRGGLWFTPRRPASGWAATNKARVAILEAEGLLAEAGIRAIALAKANGSWSVLDGAEAGIDPPDLIAALDANPTARANWDGFSLSARKYGLQQIALAKRPETRAARIAKIVAGAAEGRRP; encoded by the coding sequence ATGGGATTCGTCGACGACGGCGAGCGCATCGAAGTCCCGGATGCCGCAACCTGGCGCGCCTGGCTCGAAGACAACCACGCGACCTCAAAGGGTGCGTGGCTCGTGCGGGCACGCCCGGGGTCGGGCCTGCAGGTCGTCGAGTACGAGGATGCCATCCGCCAGGCGCTGTGCTTCGGCTGGATCGACGGGCCTGCGCGCTCCTTCGACGAGGTGCGCGGCGGGCTCTGGTTCACGCCGCGCAGGCCCGCCAGCGGATGGGCCGCGACGAACAAGGCCCGCGTCGCGATCCTCGAGGCTGAGGGGCTCCTGGCCGAGGCCGGCATCCGGGCGATCGCGCTCGCCAAGGCGAACGGTTCGTGGTCGGTGCTCGACGGGGCCGAGGCGGGAATCGACCCTCCGGACCTGATCGCGGCCCTGGATGCCAACCCGACCGCGCGCGCGAACTGGGACGGGTTTTCGCTGTCTGCCCGCAAGTACGGACTGCAGCAGATCGCGCTTGCCAAGCGTCCCGAGACCCGCGCGGCACGGATCGCGAAGATCGTCGCAGGCGCCGCGGAAGGGAGACGACCGTGA
- a CDS encoding type III polyketide synthase encodes MAVQLIGIGTAVPECALAQSQVRDLFLAEPDLAPLTARLIRAAYDNSAIERRHTVIEDFAGGGGTFLDPESRVIRAPGTATRNELYARDAPKLSETAARRALHNAGVQPGEITHVVTASCTGFYAPGPEYRLVRDLGLDPTVEREHIGFMGCAAAIPALRSAWRICLSDPTATVLVSCTEVCSIHMRSSPDPDQIVASAVFADGAAAAIVTARTPGPGGGPAPSRSLELTGFATALTTDGEKDMAWIIGDHGFEMTLTGNVPRIVGREVRAALAPVIDRVGAIDQWVVHPGGRSILDKFEQAMELDESALHRSRSILRDYGNMSSATVLFILADLLGDPTAAIGERVLVTAFGPGLAVESATAVIAARQPDASVPSAIERAEHSARS; translated from the coding sequence ATGGCAGTCCAGCTCATCGGCATCGGGACCGCGGTACCCGAGTGTGCGCTTGCGCAGAGCCAGGTACGCGACCTCTTCCTCGCGGAGCCGGATCTCGCGCCGCTCACAGCCCGACTCATCCGTGCCGCATACGACAACTCGGCGATTGAGCGGCGCCACACGGTCATCGAAGACTTCGCCGGTGGCGGCGGGACCTTCCTGGATCCGGAGAGCCGTGTCATCCGCGCTCCGGGGACGGCCACCCGCAACGAGCTCTATGCGCGCGACGCGCCGAAGCTGTCCGAGACCGCAGCGCGTCGCGCCCTGCACAACGCCGGGGTGCAACCGGGCGAGATCACCCACGTGGTCACCGCCAGCTGCACCGGCTTCTATGCCCCCGGACCCGAGTACCGCCTCGTCCGAGACCTCGGGCTCGACCCGACCGTCGAGCGCGAGCACATCGGTTTCATGGGATGCGCTGCAGCGATCCCCGCACTGCGTTCGGCCTGGCGGATCTGCCTCAGCGACCCCACCGCGACGGTCTTGGTGTCGTGCACCGAGGTGTGCTCGATCCACATGAGGTCATCGCCGGACCCCGATCAGATCGTCGCATCCGCTGTCTTCGCCGACGGTGCCGCGGCGGCAATCGTGACCGCCCGGACCCCGGGACCCGGCGGAGGACCAGCGCCGTCCCGATCTCTGGAGCTGACGGGCTTCGCCACGGCCCTGACGACGGATGGCGAGAAGGACATGGCCTGGATCATCGGCGATCACGGCTTCGAGATGACCCTCACCGGCAACGTCCCCCGCATCGTCGGGCGAGAGGTGCGTGCAGCGCTCGCGCCCGTGATCGATCGCGTGGGCGCCATCGATCAGTGGGTGGTCCACCCGGGCGGGCGCAGCATCCTGGACAAGTTCGAGCAGGCGATGGAGCTCGATGAGTCAGCCCTGCACCGCTCGCGGTCGATCCTGCGCGACTACGGCAACATGTCGTCGGCCACGGTGCTGTTCATCCTGGCCGATCTGCTCGGCGACCCCACGGCGGCAATCGGCGAGCGGGTGCTCGTCACAGCGTTCGGTCCCGGGCTGGCCGTCGAGAGCGCAACAGCGGTCATCGCCGCGCGCCAGCCCGACGCGTCAGTGCCCAGCGCGATCGAGAGAGCGGAGCACAGTGCGCGTTCGTGA